A DNA window from Engraulis encrasicolus isolate BLACKSEA-1 chromosome 3, IST_EnEncr_1.0, whole genome shotgun sequence contains the following coding sequences:
- the LOC134445328 gene encoding uncharacterized protein LOC134445328, with the protein MEMEHRRLEALEREKERQLEYEKLKHENQKLEHAKVMAERSNNASNSETGDINLSQSVKLLPKFNERDPDIFFSLFENVADQRGWTDSERTLLLQSIFTGKAQEAFVALSATDRKIYTKVKEAVLRAFEWVPEAYRSRFRNWRKGELQTHTELVRELSSFFNRWLAAENIKTFEQLSELMVLEQFKNIVPERVATYINEQKPKTAAEAATLADEFALIHKRRQTEYGQRYDNGSTRYQRGSPPVFRRNQPARSGNSETQCHNCFEFGHWKNECPKPKVWRDNKNQNRTSAPKPVLCAAPVTPAVSHVVNLAVPFCHGVSTDAVSTLADALSSADGDSGEKQSPKNGPLF; encoded by the exons atgGAGATGGAACATAGGCGCTTAGAGGCACTGGAACGGGAAAAGGAAAGACAATTAGAGTATGAGAAACTGAAACATGAAAATCAGAAACTTGAACATGCAAAGGTCATGGCGGAAAGGTCGAACAATGCGTCAAATAGCGAGACAGGAGATATAAACTTGTCTCAAAGTGTTAAGTTGTTGCCCAAGTTCAATGAAAGAGACCCCGATATTTTCTTTTCATTGTTTGAAAATGTTGCTGATCAGCGGGGCTGGACGGACTCGGAGCGAACGTTGTTGTTGCAGAGCATTTTTACTGGAAAAGCCCAAGAGGCATTCGTAGCTCTTTCTGCCACTGATCGAAAAATATACACTAAGGTTAAAGAGGCAGTGTTGCGTGCGTTTGAATGGGTACCTGAGGCGTACAGGTCCAGGTTCAGAAATTGGAGAAAAGGTgaactacaaacacacacggaaTTAGTGCGGGAACTTAGTAGTTTCTTTAACAGATGGCTGGCAGCTGAAAACATCAAAACGTTTGAGCAATTAAGTGAACTGATGGTGCTGGAACAATTTAAAAACATTGTACCCGAACGAGTGGCTACATACATTAACGAACAGAAGCCAAAAACTGCTGCAGAGGCGGCTACACTCGCTGATGAGTTTGCGTTAATTCACAAGAGAAGACAAACCGAGTATGGACAGCGTTATGATAATGGGTCAACTCGTTATCAGCGTGGCAGCCCTCCTGTATTCAGGAGGAATCAGCCAGCTCGAAGTGGGAACTCTGAAACCCAGTGTCACAATTGCTTCGAATTTGGTCACTGGAAAAATGAATGTCCTAAACCTAAAGTGTGGCGTGACAATAAGAACCAAAATCGAACCTCTGCCCCAAAACCCGTGTTGTGTGCTGCACCTGTTACTCCTGCAGTCTCTCATGTAGTTAACCTCGCTGTTCCCTTTTGCCATGGTGTCTCTACAGATGCTGTATCTACACTTGCTGATGCGCTATCCTCGGCTGACGGCGACTCGGGTGAGAAACAG aGCCCCAAGAATGGGCCTCTGTTTTAA